One region of Yersinia bercovieri ATCC 43970 genomic DNA includes:
- a CDS encoding helix-turn-helix domain-containing protein, producing MRVMVVSNCNLTIFSFEIIVKEIKKVADKAIDINIEKSYSVDDESIYIKSDEQSVVILDVDNIAPSKVFYTISQIRESNPCSFVMVFCRKHEETEDFTYLAILADGILCKTASVDKVKSMIIKLICSCKPPKGFDRHDLTSKIKSQLTLRENEVLECILLGLRNTDISRRLNMKSKTASAHRRNIYNKLGVKTINEILRTLLTPQGVDDEFLY from the coding sequence ATGAGAGTCATGGTGGTGAGTAATTGTAACTTAACAATATTTTCATTCGAAATCATCGTCAAAGAAATAAAGAAAGTGGCGGATAAAGCAATAGATATCAACATTGAGAAAAGTTATTCAGTCGATGATGAGAGCATCTATATTAAATCAGACGAGCAAAGTGTGGTTATTCTAGATGTTGATAATATTGCGCCATCTAAGGTGTTTTATACTATTAGTCAAATAAGAGAATCAAACCCTTGCTCTTTCGTGATGGTTTTTTGCAGAAAACATGAAGAGACAGAGGATTTTACTTATCTCGCAATCTTAGCGGACGGAATTTTATGTAAGACAGCCTCTGTAGACAAGGTTAAGTCTATGATAATTAAATTAATATGTTCATGCAAACCCCCTAAGGGCTTTGATCGACATGATCTGACGAGTAAAATAAAATCGCAGTTAACTCTGCGGGAGAATGAAGTGCTTGAATGCATATTGCTCGGGCTAAGAAATACTGATATTTCAAGGCGACTGAATATGAAAAGCAAAACAGCCAGTGCTCACCGACGAAATATATATAATAAATTAGGCGTTAAAACGATCAACGAGATACTCAGAACTTTACTTACACCCCAAGGTGTTGATGATGAGTTCTTATATTGA